In Nocardia asteroides, the following proteins share a genomic window:
- a CDS encoding S8 family peptidase, protein MADRDQPLEHLYVQGHATAERFDRYSGHGGGGGFKRRPVDRGAHGAARKQELTDAFDELDGEREDFELSYDELASQGTIIVLEGEGASYPLKLESLNRMTGHQKTPKQPRWLLLSVRPATLDAPERATVWVSDAHRAAFMKLFEDYLNGEPTRTGQPPNQDLVANISRIRKAILADLWTSEGEPPLKGQHWWELWLDTSSGDIETINGFVNAYNLRMLPRSIQLRDRFVVWVEASWSQLEPLPFTLVPLAEIRKPEFIEAIEDLPVDEQDEYVHDLVERLSTADGSAPAVCHLDTGVLRSHVLIEASLASEDLHTIIGLSGADMDPRGHGTSMAGLALFGDRLDAALQSSDPVQLRHRLESVRMKPGPDEAQIDPLDYGSATVQAVALPEVTAGRRRVFALTLSTKPDNPGDPTLWSAAVDALAVGTDTARDGDRFRLISEPDPDLARLIVVAAGNVDSYAKEHDVNSDLAAIEDPAQAWNALTVGAFTNLTEAPQHPQYAGWTPLAEAGGLSPHSRTSMLFRHRSAPIKPDICMEGGNVLTDGAQMFEPKLPVLSLPSTGTTSNVALASANATSAATAQAARLAALAMERYPDYWPESIRGLLTHEADWTPTMVRRVQADRLKNTRLEQLRRYGWGVPTEDSVLNSSRRAVTLVTQDQFVPFDGTSYAMRRFRLHTLPWPTEALEELGSAPVRLRITLSYFIEPSASRRGWRQRYAYPSHTLRFDMQGELETRQQFVDRINRDAQSQEDGRAGAGTTSDRWFLGERQRHLGSLHQDEWHGTGSQLARCNSVAVYPAGGWWKNNKRSDRIDMPVRYSLILSLRTPEQRIDLYTPIATQLHVPIETEIVVE, encoded by the coding sequence TTGGCTGACCGGGACCAGCCACTCGAGCATCTCTACGTCCAAGGACACGCGACAGCTGAGCGCTTCGACCGCTACTCCGGACACGGCGGTGGTGGCGGATTCAAGCGCCGACCGGTCGATCGCGGTGCTCACGGAGCTGCGCGAAAACAGGAACTAACCGATGCGTTCGATGAACTCGATGGCGAACGTGAGGACTTCGAGCTTTCCTACGATGAACTCGCGTCACAAGGAACGATCATCGTCCTCGAGGGTGAAGGCGCGTCCTACCCGCTGAAGCTCGAGTCTTTGAACCGAATGACTGGTCACCAGAAGACTCCCAAACAGCCTCGCTGGCTATTGCTTTCGGTAAGACCAGCAACACTGGATGCTCCCGAGCGGGCGACGGTTTGGGTGTCGGACGCGCATCGCGCCGCGTTTATGAAACTGTTCGAGGACTACCTCAACGGCGAACCTACCAGGACTGGGCAACCACCGAACCAAGACCTCGTCGCCAACATCTCGCGAATCCGCAAAGCGATTCTCGCCGATCTGTGGACCTCTGAGGGCGAACCACCGTTGAAAGGCCAGCATTGGTGGGAGCTTTGGCTCGACACCTCGAGTGGCGACATCGAAACTATCAACGGGTTCGTGAACGCTTACAACCTTCGGATGCTGCCTCGGTCGATCCAGTTACGCGACCGCTTCGTGGTGTGGGTAGAGGCTAGCTGGAGCCAACTCGAACCGCTGCCGTTTACGCTCGTTCCACTAGCGGAAATTCGCAAGCCCGAGTTCATCGAAGCAATCGAGGACCTACCCGTAGATGAGCAGGACGAATACGTTCATGACCTGGTCGAACGCCTAAGTACGGCCGACGGAAGCGCTCCGGCGGTGTGTCACCTGGACACCGGTGTGTTGCGTAGCCATGTGCTGATCGAAGCGTCGCTCGCATCGGAGGACCTGCACACCATCATCGGCCTGTCGGGAGCGGACATGGATCCGCGGGGGCATGGCACCTCGATGGCCGGCCTCGCGCTTTTCGGTGATCGGTTGGACGCGGCACTGCAGAGCAGCGACCCTGTTCAGCTTCGGCACCGCCTGGAGTCTGTGCGAATGAAACCGGGCCCAGACGAGGCGCAAATCGATCCGTTGGACTACGGAAGCGCCACGGTCCAAGCAGTCGCTCTCCCGGAAGTCACCGCTGGGAGGAGGCGTGTGTTCGCCCTCACACTGAGTACCAAGCCCGACAACCCCGGAGACCCGACGCTCTGGTCCGCGGCCGTCGATGCTCTCGCGGTCGGCACTGACACTGCACGAGACGGTGATCGTTTCCGCCTCATCTCGGAGCCGGATCCCGACCTTGCGCGTCTCATAGTCGTCGCTGCTGGCAACGTCGACTCCTATGCCAAGGAACATGATGTCAACTCCGACCTTGCTGCGATCGAGGATCCCGCGCAGGCATGGAACGCGTTGACGGTTGGTGCGTTCACCAACCTGACCGAAGCACCGCAACATCCTCAGTACGCAGGTTGGACGCCACTGGCGGAGGCTGGGGGGCTGTCACCCCATAGTCGAACGTCGATGTTGTTTCGACACCGTAGCGCACCCATCAAGCCTGACATCTGTATGGAGGGCGGCAACGTCCTGACCGACGGCGCCCAGATGTTCGAACCCAAACTCCCGGTTCTGTCCCTACCGTCCACCGGGACCACCAGCAACGTCGCTCTGGCCTCGGCGAACGCCACCAGCGCCGCAACGGCCCAAGCGGCGCGTCTCGCTGCTCTCGCGATGGAGCGCTACCCCGACTACTGGCCGGAGTCCATCAGAGGCCTCCTTACTCATGAGGCCGACTGGACGCCGACGATGGTTCGTAGGGTACAGGCCGATAGGCTCAAAAACACCCGCCTCGAACAACTACGGCGCTACGGCTGGGGGGTCCCGACAGAGGACTCGGTTCTCAACTCATCGCGGCGGGCGGTCACGCTGGTCACCCAGGACCAGTTCGTGCCATTCGATGGCACCAGCTACGCGATGCGGCGTTTTCGGCTACACACACTCCCGTGGCCGACTGAGGCCCTCGAAGAACTCGGGTCTGCGCCGGTCCGGCTCCGGATCACGCTGTCGTACTTCATCGAGCCGTCAGCATCGCGACGCGGATGGCGGCAGCGATACGCCTACCCGTCCCACACGCTTCGGTTCGACATGCAAGGAGAGCTGGAGACTCGTCAGCAGTTCGTCGATCGGATCAACCGCGATGCCCAATCCCAGGAAGATGGTAGGGCCGGCGCAGGAACAACCTCCGATAGGTGGTTCCTCGGGGAACGTCAGCGCCATCTCGGGTCGCTGCACCAAGATGAGTGGCACGGCACAGGAAGTCAGCTCGCGCGATGCAATTCAGTGGCCGTCTACCCTGCCGGCGGATGGTGGAAGAACAACAAGCGGAGCGACCGTATTGACATGCCAGTCCGCTACTCGCTGATCCTGTCCCTCAGGACGCCCGAACAAAGAATCGACTTGTACACGCCAATTGCGACCCAACTGCATGTTCCCATCGAGACCGAGATCGTCGTGGAGTGA
- a CDS encoding AAA family ATPase — translation MAGLGEHITAMVRNHAAGDDAAFYSVALQIAAREARQGHHVLATNIKQAVDASRERAPLANVTALPRARGELAELVEVSHPQVHLRELVAPSERTAQIKQLLAEQRQRKNLLEHGFAPSHRLLLVGPPGTGKTMTASVIATELSLPMYTVRLDGLLSKFMGETAAKLRTVFDAVAVERGVYLFDEFDALGADRSGNDVGEARRILNSFLVFLEKSSPESIVIAATNHRSILDKALFRRFDAVLDYTLPDSRQAIAVMRARLGSLVERASLNKLGEYTDGLSHADLVKAAESAAKAVLMRGEAMVERDDLIAALNARRSATIG, via the coding sequence ATGGCTGGCCTAGGAGAACACATCACCGCGATGGTCCGCAACCACGCTGCCGGCGACGATGCTGCGTTTTATTCCGTCGCATTGCAGATCGCTGCGCGCGAGGCACGGCAGGGACACCACGTCCTTGCCACCAACATCAAGCAAGCTGTCGACGCGTCGCGTGAACGAGCGCCGCTGGCGAACGTCACAGCGCTTCCTCGAGCTCGTGGCGAGTTGGCGGAACTAGTCGAGGTATCGCATCCTCAAGTACACCTACGTGAGCTGGTGGCACCATCGGAACGAACTGCTCAGATCAAGCAGTTGCTTGCTGAGCAGCGTCAGCGAAAGAACCTACTTGAGCATGGGTTCGCACCATCGCATCGCTTGCTTCTAGTGGGCCCGCCGGGAACAGGAAAGACGATGACCGCATCGGTGATCGCCACCGAGCTGTCTCTTCCGATGTACACCGTTCGTCTCGACGGCTTGCTCAGCAAGTTCATGGGCGAGACCGCTGCGAAGCTACGCACCGTGTTCGACGCCGTCGCTGTAGAACGCGGCGTCTACCTCTTCGACGAGTTCGATGCGCTCGGCGCGGACCGCTCAGGGAACGACGTCGGTGAAGCCCGCCGGATACTAAACTCCTTCCTTGTATTCCTCGAGAAATCTAGCCCTGAGTCGATCGTGATCGCGGCAACGAACCACCGATCCATCCTCGACAAAGCACTGTTTCGACGTTTCGACGCGGTCCTGGACTACACACTGCCGGACTCTCGGCAGGCTATTGCGGTGATGCGCGCCCGCCTCGGCTCACTGGTCGAGAGGGCAAGCCTGAACAAACTTGGCGAGTACACAGATGGTCTCAGTCATGCAGATCTGGTAAAGGCTGCAGAATCGGCGGCCAAAGCGGTTCTCATGCGAGGCGAGGCGATGGTGGAGCGCGACGATCTCATCGCAGCACTCAATGCGCGGCGATCGGCCACCATTGGCTGA